Proteins from a single region of Nocardioides anomalus:
- a CDS encoding DUF3052 domain-containing protein, with amino-acid sequence MTLVAGSSGTPLVRKLGIGDEHVVFLDGAPLDLELGDTGGAHVVHRLPRRADVTLTFHTSRAALGRRLPVLFERTTTAGMVWVCWPKKAAQKARGIDSDLDGDQVRRLGLALGFVDVLVAALDETWSGQKFVRRLRDR; translated from the coding sequence ATGACCCTCGTGGCCGGATCCTCAGGCACTCCGCTCGTGCGCAAGCTCGGCATCGGCGACGAGCACGTGGTCTTCCTCGACGGCGCCCCGCTCGACCTGGAGCTCGGGGACACCGGGGGAGCACACGTGGTGCACCGGCTCCCGCGCCGGGCGGACGTCACCTTGACCTTCCACACCTCGCGCGCGGCGCTGGGCCGCCGGCTCCCCGTCCTGTTCGAGCGGACCACGACCGCCGGGATGGTCTGGGTCTGCTGGCCGAAGAAGGCCGCCCAGAAGGCTCGCGGCATCGACAGCGACCTCGACGGCGACCAGGTGCGCCGACTCGGCCTCGCGCTGGGCTTCGTCGACGTCTTGGTCGCGGCCCTCGACGAGACCTGGTCCGGGCAGAAGTTCGTGCGCCGGCTGCGGGACCGGTGA
- a CDS encoding response regulator transcription factor → MMRGALAVLLDLEEDLEVVAQLADGAEIVPTALRLRPDVALLDIELPGLSGLDAAAALARELPSCRVVIVTTFGRPGYLQRAMAAGAVGFLVKDGPVEGLAEAIRQVASGATVIDPELAGQALRTPPSPLTPRERDALAAAEDGATVADIAGRLHLSESTVRNYLSDAIGKTGTRNKTEAARHARRHGWL, encoded by the coding sequence ATGATGCGCGGGGCCCTGGCCGTGCTCCTCGACCTCGAGGAGGACCTGGAGGTGGTCGCCCAGCTGGCCGACGGCGCCGAGATCGTGCCGACCGCCCTGCGCCTGCGCCCCGACGTCGCGCTGCTCGACATCGAGCTGCCCGGCCTCTCGGGGCTCGACGCCGCCGCCGCGCTCGCCCGCGAGCTCCCGTCGTGCCGGGTGGTCATCGTGACGACGTTCGGCCGGCCGGGCTACCTGCAGCGCGCGATGGCGGCGGGAGCGGTCGGCTTCCTGGTCAAGGACGGACCGGTCGAGGGGCTCGCCGAAGCGATCCGGCAGGTCGCCTCCGGCGCGACCGTCATCGATCCCGAGCTGGCCGGCCAGGCCCTGCGCACCCCGCCCAGCCCGCTTACCCCGCGCGAGCGCGACGCCCTGGCCGCGGCCGAGGACGGCGCCACCGTCGCCGACATCGCGGGCCGGCTGCACCTGTCGGAGAGCACGGTGCGCAACTACCTCTCCGACGCCATCGGCAAGACCGGCACCCGCAACAAGACCGAGGCGGCGCGGCACGCCCGCCGCCACGGCTGGCTCTGA
- a CDS encoding phospholipase D-like domain-containing protein, protein MAYRVVATAALTLALLGSACASSSSEPPVESREPAARAVTAGSSSAAPVRPAAATATPTAVPPAARGKTRLSGCNTDGAALEVCFSSPATKGGSDPAVVRRFVELFNAAGAGDSLRIAMFRWDIPATTKALVAAQQRGAHVEIVADADMTTKAAGRAVIAQIEAGDPAPGNVVVCQGACLPWRGSGPAPPSQDVNHLKLLLADIDGQRSVVTSSSNFEGRQYSQVNSLARVTDDGYYAFALDYFQRLRAQSWTVGGQTWGDAQKTYAGPPAAMVYPRKGDIVLNTLKQTHCVKGARTVDIMVAVIQRYDVRAQIGRLWREGCQLRIVTTRDLIENWLQRPFRLPGGQSVDIADNLVRTIVAHDKVYAIHAKIGGKVQYAVVTGTSNTTCGGLLYNDELMLRLEGQWAFRAYRAHVSDAFRHAHQSRESATPVQARCH, encoded by the coding sequence ATGGCCTACCGCGTCGTCGCGACCGCCGCCCTCACCCTGGCGCTGCTGGGCTCCGCGTGCGCGTCGAGCTCCTCGGAGCCGCCGGTCGAGAGCCGGGAGCCGGCTGCGCGGGCGGTGACGGCCGGGTCCTCGTCCGCGGCCCCGGTCCGCCCCGCCGCCGCGACCGCGACGCCGACCGCCGTACCCCCGGCCGCACGCGGGAAGACCCGCCTCAGTGGCTGCAACACCGACGGCGCGGCCCTGGAGGTCTGCTTCTCCTCACCGGCGACCAAGGGCGGCAGCGACCCGGCGGTGGTGCGCCGGTTCGTCGAGCTGTTCAACGCCGCGGGCGCCGGCGACTCGCTGCGCATCGCGATGTTCCGCTGGGACATCCCGGCGACGACCAAGGCGCTGGTGGCCGCGCAGCAGCGCGGCGCGCACGTGGAGATCGTGGCCGACGCCGACATGACCACCAAGGCGGCCGGGCGGGCGGTGATCGCCCAGATCGAGGCCGGCGACCCCGCGCCGGGCAACGTCGTGGTCTGCCAGGGCGCCTGTCTGCCGTGGCGGGGGAGCGGCCCGGCCCCGCCGTCGCAGGACGTCAACCACCTCAAGCTGCTGCTGGCCGACATCGACGGCCAGCGCTCGGTGGTGACCAGCTCGAGCAACTTCGAGGGGCGCCAGTACTCCCAGGTCAACAGCCTGGCCCGGGTCACCGACGACGGCTACTACGCCTTCGCGCTGGACTACTTCCAGCGCCTGCGCGCGCAGAGCTGGACCGTCGGCGGCCAGACGTGGGGCGACGCGCAGAAGACCTACGCCGGCCCACCGGCGGCGATGGTCTACCCGCGCAAGGGCGACATCGTGCTCAACACCCTCAAGCAGACGCACTGCGTGAAGGGCGCGCGCACCGTCGACATCATGGTCGCGGTCATCCAGCGCTACGACGTCCGCGCGCAGATCGGGCGGCTCTGGCGCGAGGGCTGCCAGCTGCGCATCGTCACCACCCGCGACCTGATCGAGAACTGGCTCCAGCGCCCGTTCCGGCTCCCGGGCGGGCAGAGCGTCGACATCGCCGACAACCTGGTGCGCACCATCGTGGCCCACGACAAGGTCTACGCGATCCACGCCAAGATCGGCGGCAAGGTGCAGTACGCCGTGGTCACGGGGACCAGCAACACCACCTGCGGCGGGCTGCTCTACAACGACGAGCTGATGTTGCGCCTCGAGGGCCAGTGGGCCTTCAGGGCCTACCGCGCCCACGTGAGCGACGCCTTCCGCCACGCCCACCAGTCCCGCGAGTCCGCGACCCCGGTCCAGGCCCGCTGCCACTGA
- a CDS encoding sensor histidine kinase, translating into MSGWRCGAWRRNAAVLVWTPPLLLAPVLDLHGSPGSVTFQVAMLTVIAVSAVTLGLTGGPPWRSRLAPWALATLIGATFAGATHGSSQWLPTWVLLANALPAALRGRWLVGAVPVATAASMWAAWAVRPHDSDRVVSEGIVVLLAGAASAAFAALLDTIAELRRTRQELARVAVAEERERFSRDLHDLLGHTLSVMVVKAQAVRRLAAQDPDAAAGHAADIEQIGRRALTEVRQAVDAMREPSLAEELDGAQRALDAAGITTSVERSATVPAGPADALLAWVVREGATNVLRHSGASSCRIAVAGEGDRLAVSIADDGVGAPMAPALRSGGLDGLRDRLVAAGGELVVEPQDDGFRLVATVPGPPA; encoded by the coding sequence GTGTCGGGCTGGCGCTGTGGGGCGTGGCGCCGCAACGCCGCGGTCCTCGTCTGGACCCCGCCGCTGCTCCTCGCGCCGGTCCTCGACCTGCACGGCTCGCCGGGGTCGGTGACCTTCCAGGTCGCGATGCTGACGGTCATCGCGGTCTCCGCGGTGACCCTGGGCCTCACCGGCGGTCCGCCGTGGCGCTCGCGCCTCGCCCCGTGGGCCCTCGCGACGCTCATCGGCGCGACCTTCGCCGGCGCCACCCACGGCAGCAGCCAGTGGCTGCCGACCTGGGTGCTGCTGGCCAACGCGCTGCCGGCGGCGCTGCGGGGGCGCTGGCTGGTGGGCGCCGTACCGGTCGCCACCGCGGCCTCGATGTGGGCGGCCTGGGCGGTCCGGCCGCACGACTCGGACCGGGTCGTGAGCGAGGGGATCGTGGTCCTCCTCGCCGGGGCGGCGAGCGCGGCGTTCGCGGCGCTGCTCGACACCATCGCCGAGCTGCGGCGTACCCGTCAGGAGCTGGCGCGGGTCGCGGTGGCCGAGGAGCGCGAGCGGTTCTCCCGCGACCTGCACGACCTGCTGGGGCACACGCTGTCGGTGATGGTGGTCAAGGCCCAGGCCGTGCGCCGGCTGGCCGCCCAGGACCCGGACGCGGCGGCCGGGCACGCCGCCGACATCGAGCAGATCGGACGACGCGCCCTGACCGAGGTCCGGCAGGCCGTCGACGCCATGCGGGAGCCGAGCCTGGCCGAGGAGCTGGACGGTGCGCAGCGGGCCCTGGACGCCGCCGGCATCACCACCTCGGTCGAGCGCTCGGCCACCGTCCCGGCCGGTCCGGCCGACGCGCTGCTCGCCTGGGTGGTGCGCGAGGGCGCCACCAACGTGCTGCGCCACTCCGGCGCGTCGTCGTGCCGCATCGCCGTGGCCGGCGAGGGCGACCGGCTCGCGGTGTCCATCGCCGACGACGGCGTCGGTGCCCCGATGGCGCCGGCGCTGCGCAGCGGCGGGCTCGACGGCCTCCGCGACCGCCTGGTCGCCGCGGGCGGAGAGCTCGTGGTGGAGCCGCAGGACGACGGGTTCCGGCTGGTGGCGACGGTGCCGGGGCCGCCCGCGTGA
- the nrdR gene encoding transcriptional regulator NrdR, whose amino-acid sequence MHCPFCRHTDTKVLDSRVAEDGCSIRRRRSCQSCEQRFTTLELMQLTVLKRSGATEAFDRDKAIRGVRKACGGRPVSEDDLARLGQQVEDALRASGQAEFPAHQIGMAILEPLRELDDVAFLRFASVYKQYESAEDFEIEIASLRRHRSEQLASMLDGGELEPTSAGSG is encoded by the coding sequence ATGCACTGCCCGTTCTGCCGGCACACCGACACCAAGGTCCTCGACTCCCGGGTCGCGGAGGACGGCTGCTCCATCCGCCGCCGGCGCTCGTGCCAGTCGTGCGAGCAGCGGTTCACCACGCTGGAGCTCATGCAGCTCACGGTCCTCAAGCGCTCGGGCGCGACGGAGGCGTTCGACCGGGACAAGGCGATCCGCGGCGTGCGCAAGGCGTGCGGCGGCCGCCCGGTCTCGGAGGACGACCTGGCCCGGCTGGGCCAGCAGGTCGAGGACGCGCTGCGGGCCTCGGGCCAGGCGGAGTTCCCGGCCCACCAGATCGGCATGGCCATCCTCGAGCCGCTGCGCGAGCTCGACGACGTGGCCTTCCTGCGCTTCGCCAGCGTCTACAAGCAGTACGAGTCCGCCGAGGACTTCGAGATCGAGATCGCGAGCCTGCGCCGACACCGGTCCGAGCAGCTGGCCTCGATGCTCGACGGCGGCGAGCTCGAGCCCACCTCAGCCGGCAGCGGCTGA
- a CDS encoding NupC/NupG family nucleoside CNT transporter: MGDFRGLLGLAFVLLVAVAFSKHRRGISWRTVGAALALQIGFALLVLRWGPGEDAMAWVSHRVESLIGYTEDGTTFVFGPLTGVGGKDQTIFALQVLPVIVFLGALIGLLFYLRVIQYFTFVVGGAISWLLRVSRIEATFAAVVIFLGQSEAPLMIAPWLRSLRKGQLFTVMVGGFTAAAGSTLVGYSLLGAPLEYLLAATVMNAPASLLMAKIMWPDSTPTDPDDEAEGVAEDDADQVDVRQVRDEHSRNAIDALGNGALAGGKIAVTVGALLIAFIAFIALANGILGGVGGWFGADDLTFQKLLGWCLAPLAWLLGVPWSEAVDAGSWIGQKTVLNEFVAYADFGPQVDSVSPVTVAVVTFALAGFANLGSIAIMIGTIGSLAPERRSWVAQLGLRALLAGTLANLANAAIAGVVISL; the protein is encoded by the coding sequence GTGGGCGACTTCCGCGGCCTGCTCGGGCTGGCCTTCGTGCTGCTCGTGGCCGTGGCCTTCTCCAAGCACCGGCGCGGGATCTCCTGGCGCACGGTGGGCGCCGCGCTGGCGCTGCAGATCGGGTTCGCGCTGCTGGTGCTGCGGTGGGGGCCGGGCGAGGACGCGATGGCGTGGGTGTCGCACCGCGTGGAGTCGCTGATCGGCTACACCGAGGACGGCACGACGTTCGTCTTCGGCCCGCTGACGGGGGTCGGCGGGAAGGACCAGACGATCTTCGCGCTGCAGGTGCTGCCGGTCATCGTCTTCCTCGGGGCGCTGATCGGGCTGCTGTTCTACCTGCGCGTCATCCAGTACTTCACCTTCGTGGTGGGCGGCGCGATCTCGTGGCTGCTGCGGGTCAGCCGGATCGAGGCGACGTTCGCGGCGGTGGTGATCTTCCTCGGGCAGAGCGAGGCGCCGCTGATGATCGCGCCGTGGCTGCGCAGCCTGCGCAAGGGCCAGCTCTTCACGGTCATGGTCGGCGGCTTCACGGCCGCGGCCGGGTCGACGCTGGTCGGCTACTCGCTACTCGGCGCCCCGCTGGAGTACCTCCTCGCGGCCACGGTCATGAACGCACCCGCCTCCCTGCTGATGGCCAAGATCATGTGGCCCGACAGCACGCCGACCGACCCGGACGACGAGGCGGAGGGCGTGGCCGAGGACGACGCCGACCAGGTCGACGTGCGCCAGGTCAGGGACGAGCACTCGCGCAACGCCATCGACGCCCTGGGCAACGGGGCGCTGGCGGGCGGCAAGATCGCGGTCACGGTGGGGGCGCTGCTCATCGCGTTCATCGCCTTCATCGCCCTGGCCAACGGCATCCTCGGCGGGGTCGGGGGCTGGTTCGGCGCCGACGACCTGACCTTCCAGAAGCTCCTCGGCTGGTGCCTGGCGCCACTCGCCTGGCTGCTCGGCGTCCCGTGGTCCGAGGCGGTGGACGCCGGCTCGTGGATCGGGCAGAAGACCGTGCTGAATGAGTTCGTGGCGTACGCCGACTTCGGGCCGCAGGTCGACTCGGTCTCCCCCGTGACCGTGGCGGTGGTGACCTTCGCTCTGGCCGGCTTCGCCAACCTCGGCTCGATCGCGATCATGATCGGCACCATCGGCTCGCTCGCCCCCGAGCGGCGCTCGTGGGTGGCCCAGCTCGGGCTCCGCGCGCTACTGGCCGGCACCCTGGCCAACCTGGCCAACGCCGCCATCGCCGGCGTGGTCATCAGCCTCTGA
- the lexA gene encoding transcriptional repressor LexA yields MAGQTPGPGGGSSAAGGGISGTVTELPDGPADATGLTARQQRILEHLRDFMEQRGYPPSMREIGEAVGLTSSSSVAHQLKVLEEKGFVRRDPHRPRALEVFLPEVMAARKSVSSAEETPYDETGIGDAVPPATYVPMLGRIAAGGPILAEQNLETVFPLPQELVGSGELFMLEVAGESMIDAAICDGDFVVVRREQTASNGEIVAALIDGEATVKTFQRKDGRVWLLPHNPAYEPIDGTHASILGKVTAVLRRLP; encoded by the coding sequence ATGGCTGGACAGACTCCTGGACCGGGCGGCGGCTCCTCCGCTGCCGGCGGCGGCATCAGCGGCACCGTCACCGAGCTCCCCGACGGCCCCGCGGACGCGACGGGGCTCACCGCGCGCCAGCAGCGCATCCTCGAGCACCTGCGCGACTTCATGGAGCAGCGCGGCTACCCACCGAGCATGCGCGAGATCGGCGAGGCGGTCGGGCTGACCAGCTCCTCCTCGGTCGCCCACCAGCTCAAGGTGCTGGAGGAGAAGGGCTTCGTGCGCCGTGACCCCCACCGCCCGCGCGCGCTCGAGGTGTTCCTGCCCGAGGTCATGGCCGCCCGCAAGTCGGTCTCCTCGGCCGAGGAGACGCCGTACGACGAGACGGGGATCGGCGACGCCGTCCCGCCCGCGACCTACGTGCCGATGCTGGGTCGGATCGCGGCCGGTGGCCCGATCCTGGCCGAGCAGAACCTCGAGACCGTCTTCCCGCTGCCGCAGGAGCTGGTGGGCAGCGGCGAGCTGTTCATGCTCGAGGTGGCCGGGGAGTCGATGATCGACGCGGCGATCTGCGACGGCGACTTCGTGGTCGTGCGCCGCGAGCAGACCGCGTCGAACGGCGAGATCGTGGCCGCGCTCATCGACGGCGAGGCGACCGTCAAGACCTTCCAGCGCAAGGACGGCCGGGTCTGGCTGCTGCCGCACAACCCGGCGTACGAGCCGATCGACGGCACCCACGCCTCGATCCTGGGCAAGGTCACCGCGGTCCTGCGCCGCCTGCCCTGA
- a CDS encoding ATP-binding protein yields MSRPSQAAAPVEPQAPLGHLSRLGFALLGAGGVDEIATSLFRDLGALPGVRRIGFALTEGGGRRLRFTASDRELDEGRADWCHIDAYDDVPITTVVRTGEPVLGARHELDPRYAEFVQRQPEDVRAMAVVPLPGTGSPMGGIVLYLDREWSFDETQRQLLEATARRTAEAVDRVRLAGTRHDDVWDADDNGAVTARMVLHGDTRAPSAARRFVRDVLVEAGASEDLLSTAELCVSELVTNAVLHADSSSELRVVLDTALTVSVRDRGGPAPEAAPDDDPDPLRVHGRGLQLVEALADRWGSERDAVGTTVWFALDLAVDEGAGADSLDETG; encoded by the coding sequence GTGTCCAGGCCCTCGCAGGCGGCTGCGCCGGTCGAGCCGCAGGCGCCGCTGGGGCACCTGTCGCGGCTCGGCTTCGCGCTGCTGGGCGCCGGCGGGGTCGACGAGATCGCCACCAGCCTGTTCCGCGACCTGGGCGCCCTGCCCGGCGTGCGGCGGATCGGCTTCGCGCTGACCGAGGGCGGCGGACGCCGGCTGCGGTTCACCGCCAGTGACCGCGAGCTCGACGAGGGCCGGGCCGACTGGTGCCACATCGACGCCTACGACGACGTCCCGATCACGACGGTGGTCCGCACCGGCGAGCCGGTGCTGGGCGCGCGCCACGAGCTCGACCCGCGCTACGCCGAGTTCGTCCAGCGCCAGCCCGAGGACGTCCGCGCGATGGCCGTCGTCCCGCTGCCGGGCACCGGGTCGCCGATGGGCGGCATCGTGCTCTACCTCGACCGCGAGTGGAGCTTCGACGAGACCCAGCGGCAGCTGCTCGAGGCGACCGCGCGGCGTACGGCCGAGGCGGTGGACCGGGTCCGGCTGGCGGGCACGAGGCACGACGACGTCTGGGACGCCGACGACAACGGTGCGGTCACCGCACGGATGGTGCTGCACGGCGACACGCGCGCGCCGTCCGCGGCACGACGGTTCGTGCGCGACGTGCTGGTCGAGGCCGGTGCGTCCGAGGACCTCCTGTCCACCGCCGAGCTGTGCGTCTCCGAGCTGGTGACCAACGCCGTGCTCCACGCCGACAGCTCCTCGGAGCTGCGCGTCGTCCTCGACACCGCGCTGACCGTGTCGGTGCGAGACCGCGGCGGGCCCGCGCCGGAGGCGGCACCCGACGACGACCCCGACCCCCTGCGCGTGCACGGCCGCGGCCTCCAGCTGGTCGAGGCGCTGGCCGACCGCTGGGGCTCCGAGCGCGACGCCGTCGGCACGACGGTGTGGTTCGCCCTCGACCTGGCCGTCGACGAGGGGGCCGGAGCGGACTCCCTGGACGAGACGGGCTGA
- a CDS encoding DUF6069 family protein, with the protein MSQQVQTPVQQGEVRAAQRRWRDDAPVAVAAGGVAAAGWLVATQVAGIALRLDSGGPSREVGLASVVVTAVVVAVVGAALMRVLERHTERAWAVWVAVAGSVLVVSLTGPLGAATLGAGVCLALLHLTVGAVVIGGLWRSRRRGVA; encoded by the coding sequence ATGTCTCAGCAGGTGCAGACCCCGGTGCAGCAGGGCGAGGTGCGCGCGGCGCAGCGCCGGTGGCGCGACGACGCGCCGGTGGCGGTGGCCGCGGGTGGGGTCGCGGCCGCTGGGTGGCTCGTGGCGACCCAGGTCGCCGGGATCGCGTTGCGGTTGGACTCAGGCGGGCCGTCGCGCGAGGTGGGACTCGCCTCGGTGGTGGTGACCGCCGTCGTCGTGGCGGTGGTCGGCGCCGCGCTGATGCGGGTGCTGGAACGCCACACCGAGCGGGCCTGGGCGGTCTGGGTGGCCGTGGCCGGGTCGGTCCTGGTCGTCTCGCTCACCGGGCCGCTCGGTGCGGCCACGCTCGGTGCCGGCGTCTGCCTGGCGCTGCTCCACCTCACGGTCGGCGCGGTCGTCATCGGTGGGCTCTGGCGCAGCCGGCGCCGCGGCGTAGCGTGA
- a CDS encoding LysM peptidoglycan-binding domain-containing protein encodes MTAMTFDTVLTTRPARAVRPRSSVRLTRRGRLVVLVAALVVAFAIGVFVTAAGSVATQEPGTPEPTRIVQVGSGDTLWAIASGLADDGDVRGMMQRIEQLNALDGPTLQAGQRLVVPAE; translated from the coding sequence ATGACCGCGATGACCTTCGACACCGTCCTCACCACCCGCCCGGCCCGCGCCGTGCGTCCGCGCTCCAGCGTGCGGCTGACCCGCCGCGGTCGACTGGTGGTCCTGGTCGCAGCGCTGGTCGTCGCGTTCGCCATCGGTGTCTTCGTCACCGCGGCCGGCTCGGTCGCGACCCAGGAGCCCGGCACGCCCGAGCCGACCCGCATCGTCCAGGTCGGCAGCGGCGACACCCTCTGGGCCATCGCCTCGGGGCTAGCCGACGACGGCGACGTGCGGGGCATGATGCAGCGCATCGAGCAGCTCAACGCGCTCGACGGCCCCACGCTCCAGGCGGGTCAGCGGCTGGTCGTCCCGGCCGAGTAG
- a CDS encoding MXAN_6640 family putative metalloprotease, translating to MPTTSRARRNPALVLTAAVAAAFALVATTLSTPALAAPSAARTASVAKPAVKHDRTWRAKAALAQAQKAFSPSTPANQRPDATLALRKLWMLKDALSPADRAAADRLAQRPDKPATVGDENILLHYDPAELNPAAFDQNVALATVQNVANTYAASGYRRPKPDKGKGGDNRIDIYLDSLEPGLYGYCTTDQRLRGRHHDVWAYCVLDNDYAGFPSHTPLQNLQVTAAHEYFHATQFAYDALDDDWLLEATATWAEDELYDDVNDNVQYLRRSPITSPGRSMDKFEDTGVFQYGVWNFFRLMSNTYPEKTGLLPNVILKIWEAADSSKGRKNLYSTQAINKVLKKNGTSLADFFTYYSAATRLTHTPIFDEGVEQNYPIKPAAGSVTLAGGKGAKGKLNLDHLTSATLNIANGGGASALKVKLRMAPKSHGSKAIYVAYGANGAVLSIQAIKVNRKGKGKATVAFDPSVTSVDVTLVNASTKYRQCGRYQRNAVSCSGKAVFDNQRSRVSVKAA from the coding sequence ATGCCCACGACCTCACGGGCGCGCCGCAACCCGGCGCTCGTGCTCACGGCGGCGGTGGCCGCGGCGTTCGCGCTCGTCGCCACCACGCTGAGCACGCCCGCGCTGGCCGCTCCGTCCGCCGCGCGGACCGCGAGCGTCGCCAAGCCGGCCGTCAAGCACGACCGCACCTGGCGCGCCAAGGCCGCCCTGGCCCAGGCCCAGAAGGCGTTCAGCCCCAGCACGCCGGCCAACCAGCGTCCCGACGCGACGCTGGCCCTGCGCAAGCTGTGGATGCTCAAGGACGCGCTCTCCCCCGCGGACCGCGCGGCCGCCGACCGGCTGGCCCAGCGGCCCGACAAGCCGGCGACGGTGGGCGACGAGAACATCCTGCTGCACTACGACCCGGCCGAGCTCAACCCGGCGGCGTTCGACCAGAACGTCGCGCTGGCCACGGTGCAGAACGTCGCCAACACCTACGCCGCGTCGGGCTACCGCCGGCCCAAGCCCGACAAGGGCAAGGGCGGGGACAACCGCATCGACATCTACCTCGACTCGCTCGAGCCGGGCCTCTACGGCTACTGCACCACCGACCAGCGGCTGCGCGGGCGGCACCACGACGTCTGGGCCTACTGCGTCCTGGACAACGACTACGCCGGCTTCCCGAGCCACACCCCGCTGCAGAACCTGCAGGTCACCGCGGCGCACGAGTACTTCCACGCGACCCAGTTCGCCTACGACGCACTCGACGACGACTGGCTGCTCGAGGCCACCGCGACCTGGGCCGAGGACGAGCTGTACGACGACGTCAACGACAACGTCCAGTACCTCCGCCGCAGCCCGATCACCTCGCCCGGACGGTCGATGGACAAGTTCGAGGACACCGGCGTCTTCCAGTACGGCGTGTGGAACTTCTTCCGGCTGATGAGCAACACCTACCCGGAGAAGACCGGTCTGCTGCCCAACGTGATCCTCAAGATCTGGGAGGCGGCCGACAGCTCCAAGGGCCGCAAGAACCTCTACTCCACGCAGGCCATCAACAAGGTGCTCAAGAAGAACGGCACGTCGCTGGCGGACTTCTTCACCTACTACTCCGCGGCCACGCGGCTCACCCACACGCCGATCTTCGACGAGGGCGTCGAGCAGAACTACCCGATCAAGCCGGCTGCCGGCTCGGTCACGCTCGCCGGCGGCAAGGGCGCCAAGGGCAAGCTCAACCTGGACCACCTCACGAGCGCGACGCTCAACATCGCCAACGGTGGCGGCGCCTCGGCGCTGAAGGTCAAGCTGCGGATGGCCCCGAAGTCCCACGGCTCCAAGGCGATCTACGTCGCCTACGGCGCCAACGGCGCGGTGCTCTCCATCCAGGCCATCAAGGTCAACCGCAAGGGCAAGGGCAAGGCCACGGTGGCCTTCGACCCGAGCGTGACGTCGGTGGACGTGACCCTGGTCAACGCCAGCACCAAGTACCGCCAGTGCGGTCGTTACCAGCGCAACGCGGTCTCCTGCTCCGGCAAGGCCGTGTTCGACAACCAGCGCTCCCGGGTGTCCGTCAAGGCCGCCTGA
- a CDS encoding mismatch-specific DNA-glycosylase — protein MEVLPDVVGPDPVIVFCGMAGAESTKQRDHYYASPGNSFWECAHLSGLTPSRLRPQDDHTVPALGLGLTDLVGHWDHDLNRGWVEIERLVAAVERWDPAFLAFTAKGTAAYAARALGHRPPGLGLAPWGIGRSEVFVLPGTSGANQRKDYDGRPNRLAWWQELAAIAAPELQARRPH, from the coding sequence GTGGAGGTCCTGCCCGACGTCGTCGGCCCCGATCCGGTCATCGTCTTCTGCGGCATGGCCGGCGCCGAGAGCACCAAGCAGCGCGACCACTACTACGCCTCGCCGGGCAACAGCTTCTGGGAGTGCGCGCACCTCTCGGGGCTGACGCCGAGTCGCCTGCGGCCCCAGGACGACCACACCGTCCCCGCGCTCGGTCTCGGCCTCACCGACCTCGTCGGCCACTGGGACCACGACTTGAACCGAGGGTGGGTCGAGATCGAGCGCCTGGTCGCCGCCGTCGAGCGCTGGGATCCGGCCTTCCTCGCCTTCACGGCCAAGGGCACCGCGGCGTACGCCGCCCGCGCGCTCGGCCACCGCCCGCCCGGGCTGGGGCTCGCACCGTGGGGCATCGGGCGCTCCGAGGTCTTCGTGCTGCCGGGCACCAGCGGCGCCAACCAGCGCAAGGACTACGACGGCCGACCGAACCGGCTCGCGTGGTGGCAGGAGCTCGCGGCCATCGCCGCGCCCGAGCTCCAGGCGCGCCGCCCGCACTGA